The Elusimicrobiales bacterium genome window below encodes:
- the cysS gene encoding cysteine--tRNA ligase, with protein sequence MLLYNTLSRMKEEFSAPSGEARIYCCGPTVYNYAHIGNYRTYIFEDILVRALNAEGARTKHVMNVTDVGHLVSDADEGEDKMEKGARREGKTAWDIAAFYEKAFFDDFAKFGCRAPDIICKATAHIGEMTALVKTLEEKGFTYKTSDGIYYDTSKFPGYHRLAGKSHMDGIKSGARVEAGEKRSPTDFALWKFSPQGQTRQMEWDSPWGKGFPGWHIECSAMAMKYLGETLDIHCGGADHVAVHHTNEIAQAEAATGKPFSRFWLHGAFLSLKNAEKMAKSSGEFLTAAELEKRGYDPLAYRYLCLSAHYRKPLEFSWEALDFAAKSLSTLREKAAALPEQYKHEPLKARESLKTFMEAVSDDMNMPAALAVVWEAVRGGVPDYEKEHFLKEADKALGLNLFAKPPQAEIPPEAQSLIEKRDAARKAGNFSEADSLRRQLEQMGVTLKDTPQGSRAVFKKAA encoded by the coding sequence ATGTTGCTCTACAACACGCTTAGCCGCATGAAAGAGGAATTTTCCGCCCCTTCCGGCGAGGCCCGCATTTACTGCTGCGGCCCCACCGTCTACAATTACGCCCATATCGGCAATTACAGGACCTATATATTTGAGGATATCCTCGTCCGCGCGCTGAACGCGGAAGGCGCCAGGACAAAGCATGTGATGAATGTAACCGACGTGGGCCATCTGGTCTCCGACGCCGACGAAGGCGAGGACAAGATGGAAAAAGGCGCCCGGCGCGAGGGCAAGACCGCCTGGGACATCGCCGCGTTCTATGAAAAAGCGTTTTTTGACGATTTCGCCAAATTCGGCTGCCGCGCGCCGGACATAATCTGCAAGGCCACCGCCCATATCGGAGAGATGACCGCGCTGGTCAAAACCCTTGAGGAAAAAGGCTTCACCTACAAAACCTCCGACGGGATTTATTACGACACCTCCAAATTCCCCGGCTATCACAGGCTGGCCGGCAAAAGCCATATGGACGGCATCAAAAGCGGCGCGCGGGTGGAAGCGGGCGAAAAGCGCAGCCCCACGGATTTCGCGCTCTGGAAATTCTCGCCGCAGGGGCAGACCCGCCAGATGGAATGGGATTCGCCTTGGGGAAAGGGGTTTCCGGGCTGGCACATAGAATGCTCCGCCATGGCGATGAAATATCTGGGAGAAACGTTGGATATCCATTGCGGCGGGGCGGACCATGTGGCGGTGCACCACACCAATGAAATCGCGCAGGCGGAGGCGGCGACGGGAAAGCCGTTCTCGCGCTTCTGGCTGCACGGCGCGTTTTTAAGCCTCAAAAACGCGGAAAAAATGGCCAAATCCTCCGGCGAATTTCTCACCGCCGCCGAGTTGGAAAAGCGCGGCTACGACCCGCTGGCCTACCGCTACCTGTGCCTTAGCGCGCATTACCGCAAGCCGCTGGAATTTTCGTGGGAGGCGCTGGATTTCGCCGCAAAAAGCCTCTCCACCCTGCGCGAAAAAGCCGCCGCGCTGCCGGAGCAATACAAGCACGAGCCGTTGAAGGCCAGAGAGTCTCTTAAAACCTTCATGGAAGCCGTATCGGACGACATGAATATGCCCGCCGCGCTGGCGGTTGTCTGGGAAGCGGTGCGCGGCGGCGTCCCGGACTACGAGAAGGAGCATTTTCTAAAGGAAGCCGACAAAGCGCTGGGCCTGAACCTGTTCGCAAAACCGCCGCAGGCGGAAATCCCGCCGGAGGCGCAGTCCCTCATTGAAAAACGCGACGCCGCCAGAAAAGCCGGAAACTTCAGCGAGGCCGATTCGCTCCGCAGGCAACTGGAGCAAATGGGCGTAACACTAAAGGATACCCCGCAAGGCAGCCGGGCCGTTTTCAAAAAAGCCGCCTGA